The following are encoded in a window of Roseimaritima ulvae genomic DNA:
- a CDS encoding cytochrome c, protein MQCSFYLLRPLSLACLLVAAVLLAGCDHPPAPFAANDVERLKWEHQTGVPLDQAQQDVEAALTRLFGTPDKPVVPASLQRLVDAKRIERAAGAVSSTEDGQHFGLFREHCAVCHGLSGNGRGPAAAMQNPYPRDFRLGIVKFKSTPRGKPPTRGDLMRTIVAGEPGTSMPSFAAVPEEDREALVDYVIYLSARGQLQRELFALAANEYDYGEEPLPIDERLFAAEAETERPGLFAEQLQAAEQMLEPIVNSWADAEQSVIDVPEVPPYVGRQAATGDTQAEHSASVTRGQALFHGGIANCVGCHGPAGNGAATTFDFDDWTKDWTTRIGITPDDRAAVKPFRDAGALRPRAARPRNLQLGAFHGGSDPALLYTRIAHGIDGTPMPAVTIVDQPSGVGLTESQVWDLVNYVLSLSPSDVAAMKAEDVVLPASEMTGDAL, encoded by the coding sequence ATGCAATGCTCTTTCTACCTTCTCCGTCCGCTCTCGCTTGCCTGCCTGCTGGTCGCCGCGGTGCTGCTTGCCGGCTGCGATCATCCTCCGGCTCCGTTCGCCGCCAACGATGTCGAACGGCTGAAGTGGGAGCACCAGACCGGGGTGCCTTTGGATCAGGCTCAGCAGGATGTCGAAGCCGCTTTGACGCGTCTGTTCGGCACTCCCGACAAACCCGTCGTGCCCGCCTCGCTGCAGCGACTGGTCGATGCCAAACGGATCGAACGAGCCGCCGGCGCGGTGTCGAGCACCGAAGACGGTCAGCACTTCGGGTTATTCCGCGAGCACTGTGCGGTTTGTCATGGGCTGAGCGGCAACGGTCGCGGACCGGCTGCGGCGATGCAGAACCCCTATCCCCGCGATTTCCGCTTGGGGATCGTCAAATTCAAATCCACTCCCCGCGGCAAACCTCCCACCCGCGGCGACCTGATGCGAACCATCGTCGCCGGCGAACCGGGCACCTCGATGCCCTCTTTCGCCGCGGTGCCCGAAGAAGACCGCGAAGCTCTGGTCGACTATGTGATCTACCTTTCCGCTCGCGGACAGTTGCAACGCGAACTGTTTGCCTTGGCAGCCAATGAATACGACTACGGCGAGGAACCGCTGCCGATCGACGAGCGATTGTTTGCAGCGGAAGCCGAAACGGAACGACCGGGCTTGTTCGCCGAACAACTGCAGGCTGCCGAGCAGATGCTCGAGCCGATCGTGAATTCGTGGGCGGACGCCGAGCAGTCGGTGATCGACGTGCCGGAGGTGCCGCCGTACGTCGGACGACAAGCGGCAACCGGCGACACCCAGGCAGAACACAGCGCGTCGGTGACCCGCGGGCAAGCTTTGTTCCACGGTGGGATCGCCAATTGCGTTGGTTGTCACGGACCGGCGGGTAATGGCGCGGCGACCACCTTCGACTTTGACGATTGGACTAAAGATTGGACGACGCGAATCGGTATCACTCCGGATGACCGTGCGGCCGTCAAACCGTTTCGCGACGCCGGAGCCCTGCGGCCGCGTGCGGCTCGACCGCGAAATCTGCAACTCGGCGCCTTCCACGGCGGCAGCGACCCGGCCCTGCTGTACACCCGGATCGCTCACGGTATCGACGGCACACCGATGCCCGCTGTAACGATCGTCGACCAACCCAGCGGCGTGGGGCTGACCGAGTCGCAGGTCTGGGATCTGGTCAATTATGTATTGTCCCTGTCCCCGTCGGATGTGGCGGCGATGAAAGCCGAAGACGTCGTGTTGCCCGCCAGTGAAATGACGGGGGACGCGTTATGA
- a CDS encoding methylamine utilization protein → MRRFLVCTACLFATASLNAGDLKMQFVLDGDVPAPSPIDVNRDAEFCGKHDLSDESLVVNPKNKGIKNVVVYVYTGRGGSDLPESTPKNATHELANKNCRFEPHIVLTQVGDTLKVTNPDPVGHNANLNFLKNEAANLMIPASQEKEVKLKESEPAPIPVECNIHPWMKSYVVVLDHPYAAVSDEDGVLVIKDLPNEELVFRVYVEAADGALDEVNVNGEMQEWKRNRFEVEIEDGVNDMGVVKIKPSQLKIPN, encoded by the coding sequence ATGCGTCGATTTTTAGTTTGCACCGCCTGTTTGTTTGCCACCGCCAGCTTGAACGCCGGCGACTTGAAAATGCAGTTTGTCCTCGACGGAGACGTGCCCGCTCCGTCGCCCATCGACGTCAACCGTGACGCCGAATTCTGCGGCAAGCATGACCTGAGCGACGAATCGTTGGTCGTGAATCCCAAAAACAAGGGCATCAAGAACGTCGTGGTGTACGTTTACACCGGTCGTGGCGGCAGCGATCTGCCCGAATCGACTCCCAAAAACGCCACGCACGAACTGGCCAACAAGAACTGTCGCTTCGAGCCCCACATTGTGTTGACGCAGGTCGGCGACACCCTGAAAGTCACCAACCCCGATCCGGTCGGCCACAACGCCAATCTGAACTTCCTGAAAAACGAAGCCGCCAACCTGATGATTCCGGCCAGCCAGGAAAAGGAAGTCAAGCTGAAAGAGAGTGAGCCCGCACCGATTCCCGTCGAGTGCAATATTCACCCTTGGATGAAGTCCTACGTGGTCGTGCTCGATCACCCCTACGCCGCCGTCAGCGATGAAGATGGCGTGTTGGTGATCAAAGACCTGCCCAACGAAGAATTGGTATTCCGGGTTTATGTCGAAGCCGCCGATGGAGCTTTGGACGAAGTCAACGTCAACGGTGAAATGCAAGAATGGAAGCGCAATCGTTTCGAAGTTGAAATCGAAGACGGCGTCAACGACATGGGCGTGGTGAAAATCAAACCCAGCCAGTTGAAGATCCCCAACTAG
- the purD gene encoding phosphoribosylamine--glycine ligase: MSEANSASTPSTDKKSVLIVGNGGREHALAWKIAASDKVGQVFVAPGNAGTAIDATNVPIEASDKAGIIKFAKEKAIDFVVVGPEAPLVDGLVDDLQDAGIRAFGPSAAAAELEGSKVFCKNLLRNANIPTADYQTFRTASDAARFIKDRYPDSNQAVPVVIKADGLAAGKGVIVCSTREEALDAINRIAGVREFGEAGNVLIIEEKLIGQEASVLAITDGETIITLPAAQDHKPAYDGDTGPNTGGMGAYCPTPLIDAEMMAKVERDILVPVVHAMKRSRRPFRGVLYAGLMLTAAGPKVLEFNVRFGDPECQPLLMRMQGDLVDIIEAVIDGRLGEVEPPGWDERPSICVVMASEGYPGDYEKGRQISGLERAAELSDVKVFHAGTQEINGRVINNGGRVLGVTAIGNSISAAKLQAYKAVKEIRWQGAWCRKDISDKALTDAK; encoded by the coding sequence ATGTCTGAAGCCAACTCCGCCAGCACGCCTTCCACGGACAAGAAAAGCGTTTTAATCGTTGGAAACGGTGGTCGCGAACACGCTCTGGCTTGGAAAATCGCCGCCAGCGACAAAGTCGGCCAAGTGTTCGTCGCTCCCGGCAACGCCGGCACGGCGATCGACGCCACCAACGTCCCCATCGAAGCCTCGGACAAAGCCGGCATCATTAAATTCGCCAAAGAAAAGGCTATCGACTTCGTGGTCGTCGGCCCCGAAGCCCCGCTGGTCGACGGCCTGGTCGACGACCTGCAAGACGCCGGGATCCGAGCTTTCGGACCCTCGGCCGCCGCCGCGGAACTGGAAGGCAGCAAGGTGTTCTGCAAAAACCTGCTCCGCAACGCCAACATCCCCACGGCCGACTACCAAACCTTCCGCACCGCCTCTGATGCGGCTCGTTTCATCAAAGACCGCTACCCGGATTCCAACCAAGCCGTGCCCGTGGTGATCAAAGCCGACGGACTGGCGGCCGGTAAAGGCGTGATCGTCTGCTCCACTCGCGAAGAAGCCCTGGACGCGATCAACCGCATCGCCGGCGTCCGCGAATTCGGCGAAGCCGGCAACGTACTGATCATCGAAGAAAAATTGATCGGCCAGGAAGCCAGCGTGCTGGCGATCACCGATGGCGAAACCATCATCACCCTGCCCGCCGCCCAGGACCACAAACCGGCTTACGACGGCGACACCGGCCCCAACACCGGCGGCATGGGCGCCTACTGCCCGACACCGCTGATCGACGCCGAGATGATGGCCAAAGTCGAACGCGACATTTTGGTGCCCGTCGTGCACGCCATGAAACGCTCACGGCGGCCCTTCCGCGGCGTGCTGTACGCCGGACTGATGCTGACCGCCGCCGGCCCCAAAGTGCTGGAGTTCAACGTCCGCTTCGGCGACCCGGAATGCCAGCCGCTGCTGATGCGAATGCAGGGCGATCTGGTGGACATTATCGAAGCGGTGATCGACGGACGGCTGGGCGAAGTCGAACCGCCAGGCTGGGATGAACGCCCCAGCATCTGCGTGGTGATGGCCAGCGAAGGCTATCCGGGCGATTACGAAAAAGGCCGCCAGATCAGCGGACTCGAACGAGCCGCGGAACTAAGCGATGTGAAAGTCTTCCACGCTGGCACCCAAGAAATCAACGGTCGCGTGATCAACAACGGCGGCCGCGTGCTGGGCGTGACGGCGATCGGCAACAGCATCAGCGCCGCCAAACTGCAAGCCTACAAGGCGGTCAAAGAAATCCGCTGGCAGGGAGCCTGGTGCCGCAAAGACATCAGCGATAAAGCGCTAACGGACGCCAAGTAA
- the prmC gene encoding peptide chain release factor N(5)-glutamine methyltransferase, producing MSTEQTKQAEPWTVLRLLTWTTDFFKQRGSDTARLDAEVLLAEARGCSRVELYTAFDTELNDEARVAFREMVRRRGEGTPVAYLVGYKEFYSLKLRVDQRVLIPRPETEHLVIEALDRAKEIPGDEPVRIVDVGTGSGAIAIAIAKNLPRAQVTAIDQSNDALEVARYNVEQHELTERVQLQQGDLLDSVSADASWDFICSNPPYISQSEYDALEPGVREQEPQAALLAGSAGTEVIERLIPQAAACLKPGGYLIVELSPMIADACVELVKASGAFEESSVGLIKDLAGHKRILKARK from the coding sequence ATGTCGACGGAGCAGACGAAGCAGGCTGAACCCTGGACGGTATTGCGGCTGTTGACGTGGACTACCGACTTCTTTAAGCAACGCGGCTCCGACACCGCACGACTGGACGCCGAAGTCCTGCTGGCCGAGGCCCGTGGCTGCTCGCGGGTTGAACTGTACACGGCCTTCGACACCGAACTAAATGACGAAGCCCGAGTGGCTTTTCGGGAAATGGTACGGCGCCGCGGCGAGGGCACGCCGGTCGCGTATCTGGTCGGCTACAAAGAATTCTATTCGCTCAAGCTGCGGGTCGATCAACGCGTGCTGATCCCACGACCGGAAACCGAGCATCTGGTCATCGAAGCCCTCGACCGCGCTAAAGAGATTCCCGGTGACGAGCCCGTGCGGATCGTCGATGTGGGCACGGGTAGTGGAGCGATCGCGATCGCCATCGCTAAAAATTTGCCCCGCGCCCAGGTCACCGCGATCGACCAGAGCAACGATGCGCTGGAAGTCGCTCGCTATAACGTCGAACAGCACGAGTTGACCGAGCGGGTGCAGTTGCAGCAGGGCGACCTGCTGGACTCGGTTTCGGCCGATGCATCTTGGGACTTTATCTGCAGTAACCCGCCCTACATCAGCCAGAGCGAATACGACGCCTTGGAGCCGGGCGTGCGGGAACAGGAGCCGCAGGCGGCGTTATTGGCCGGCTCGGCGGGCACCGAAGTCATCGAGCGCTTGATTCCGCAAGCCGCCGCGTGTCTCAAGCCAGGTGGTTACCTGATCGTCGAGCTGAGTCCGATGATCGCCGACGCCTGTGTGGAGTTGGTCAAAGCCAGCGGAGCGTTCGAGGAATCATCGGTAGGTTTAATCAAAGACCTGGCCGGCCACAAACGCATCCTCAAAGCCCGCAAATAA
- the prfA gene encoding peptide chain release factor 1 has product MSNSIRDTLEQKLNRFLELEAAMADPAVQADGSRMSAVAREHGGLAKMVNTYREFKRLSDEIYGCQEMAEAAEDHEEREMAEAEMADLRKQRESLWDELLAMTVGGEDSHRTRCVMEIRAGTGGEEAALFARDLFEMYRKYAEHKGWKTEIMDASASDMGGFKDVTMTLEGDGVFRDLQYESGGHRVQRVPETETQGRIHTSAATVAVMPEPEDVEVALKPDDYRVDKFGASGPGGQHVNKTESAIRVTHHETGIVVQCQDEKSQHKNLAKALRVLKARIYEQKREEEANKRAEERRGLVGSGDRSQRIRTYNFPQNRLTDHRINLTIYKLDQIIAGDVAPVTEALIEYDRDQLRSEMED; this is encoded by the coding sequence ATGTCGAACTCGATTCGCGACACGCTCGAACAAAAACTGAACCGCTTTCTGGAACTGGAAGCCGCAATGGCGGACCCGGCCGTGCAGGCCGACGGCTCGCGGATGAGTGCGGTGGCCCGCGAACACGGTGGCTTGGCCAAAATGGTCAATACCTATCGTGAATTCAAACGGCTGTCCGACGAGATCTACGGTTGCCAGGAAATGGCCGAGGCGGCCGAAGATCACGAAGAACGCGAGATGGCCGAAGCCGAAATGGCCGATCTCCGCAAGCAACGCGAATCGCTGTGGGATGAACTGCTGGCGATGACCGTCGGTGGCGAAGACAGTCACCGCACTCGCTGTGTGATGGAGATCCGCGCCGGAACCGGGGGCGAAGAAGCTGCCTTGTTCGCTCGCGATCTGTTCGAGATGTATCGCAAGTACGCCGAGCACAAAGGCTGGAAGACCGAAATCATGGACGCCAGCGCTTCGGATATGGGGGGCTTCAAAGACGTCACCATGACGCTCGAAGGCGATGGGGTGTTCCGCGATCTACAGTACGAGAGCGGCGGTCACCGCGTGCAGCGTGTGCCCGAAACCGAAACCCAGGGCCGGATCCACACCTCGGCGGCCACCGTCGCCGTGATGCCCGAACCCGAAGACGTGGAAGTGGCGCTGAAGCCCGATGACTACCGGGTCGACAAGTTTGGTGCTTCCGGCCCCGGCGGTCAGCACGTCAACAAAACCGAATCGGCGATCCGCGTCACGCATCACGAAACCGGTATCGTCGTGCAGTGCCAGGATGAAAAAAGCCAGCACAAAAATTTGGCCAAAGCCCTCCGCGTGTTAAAAGCTCGGATCTACGAACAGAAGCGTGAAGAGGAAGCCAACAAGCGAGCCGAAGAGCGGCGGGGCTTGGTGGGCTCCGGGGATCGCAGCCAGCGGATTCGGACCTATAACTTTCCACAAAATCGCTTGACCGATCACCGCATTAATCTAACCATCTACAAGCTAGATCAAATCATTGCCGGAGATGTTGCTCCGGTTACCGAAGCGTTGATCGAATATGATCGCGATCAATTGCGCAGCGAAATGGAAGACTAA
- the rpmE gene encoding 50S ribosomal protein L31: MKADIHPNYQETTVICGCGNTFQTRSVRPELKIDICSECHPFYTGKLKYVDTAGRIDKFQKKFAAGTYGSLQKKPKKKKS, encoded by the coding sequence ATGAAAGCGGATATCCATCCCAACTACCAGGAAACGACCGTGATTTGCGGTTGTGGCAACACCTTCCAAACCCGCAGCGTGCGTCCGGAGCTGAAGATCGACATTTGCAGTGAATGTCATCCCTTCTACACCGGCAAGCTGAAATACGTCGACACGGCCGGCCGCATCGACAAGTTCCAGAAGAAGTTCGCCGCCGGTACCTACGGCAGCCTGCAGAAAAAGCCCAAAAAGAAAAAGAGCTAG
- a CDS encoding bile acid:sodium symporter family protein: MFVRHWFLIALAAALVTGFFGGELLAPIANSTAFRYSVVAGVLLLMGLPLHPESIVRSVRKPLAWTMAVFINAVCVPLLAAGAALALSSAMSGGLIVAAVIPCTLASASVWTRKAGGDDSVAMMVTVITNLLCFAVAPFWLTVLLGQRIQIDFADQAAKLALLVALPLLLAQVLRRMGCGVWADRNRRQLGTVAQGGILVMVIVGASQTRQRFQASGAEVWDWSDTLLMVAAAVGVHLAAMALGVVAARGLRLAPPQQIAVGIAGSQKTLMVGLQIAIDCGVSMLPMIVYHIGQLLVDTLVAQRWASVQERAAEQDRLAADDGGDHAQPDQ, from the coding sequence TTGTTTGTTCGCCACTGGTTCTTGATCGCTCTGGCCGCCGCCCTCGTTACCGGTTTCTTCGGGGGCGAATTGCTAGCACCGATCGCCAATTCGACCGCCTTTCGGTATTCGGTGGTGGCGGGCGTGCTGTTGCTGATGGGCTTGCCGCTGCATCCGGAATCGATCGTCCGCAGCGTCCGCAAGCCGCTGGCCTGGACGATGGCCGTGTTCATCAACGCGGTTTGTGTGCCCTTATTGGCTGCGGGGGCGGCCTTGGCGTTGTCGTCGGCGATGAGCGGTGGACTGATCGTGGCGGCGGTGATTCCCTGCACCTTGGCCTCGGCGTCGGTCTGGACGCGGAAAGCCGGCGGCGACGATTCGGTGGCCATGATGGTCACGGTGATCACCAATTTACTGTGTTTCGCGGTGGCCCCGTTTTGGTTGACGGTGTTGTTGGGGCAGAGGATTCAGATCGATTTTGCCGATCAAGCCGCCAAGCTGGCGCTGTTGGTGGCGCTGCCGTTGTTGTTGGCTCAGGTCCTGCGGCGGATGGGCTGTGGCGTCTGGGCGGATCGCAACCGCAGGCAGCTGGGGACGGTGGCTCAGGGCGGCATTTTGGTGATGGTGATCGTGGGGGCAAGCCAGACACGCCAGCGGTTTCAGGCCAGCGGTGCGGAGGTCTGGGATTGGTCGGACACCCTGTTGATGGTGGCGGCCGCGGTGGGAGTGCATCTGGCGGCGATGGCCTTGGGCGTCGTCGCCGCGCGGGGGCTGCGATTGGCTCCGCCGCAGCAGATCGCCGTGGGCATCGCCGGCAGCCAAAAGACCTTGATGGTCGGGCTGCAGATCGCCATCGACTGCGGTGTCAGCATGCTGCCGATGATCGTCTACCACATCGGGCAACTGTTGGTCGACACGTTGGTCGCCCAGCGGTGGGCGTCGGTTCAGGAGAGAGCCGCGGAGCAGGATCGTTTAGCCGCTGACGATGGCGGTGATCACGCCCAGCCCGACCAATAA
- the ccsA gene encoding cytochrome c biogenesis protein, protein MANTGAASQLYDTMDRHHTEVEPEQGPLRFLLAVLRPLGSLKWTIILFAVSLVLVMAGTLSQESLNMEQVKQRYFTSWIAKLYIDDFIPQVFYKHEPFYFWLPFPGGALVGTLLLVNLLAAKITRFHARARGGRLAAGLAALAIGFALMLAVIITGGSSEGVQGEPPMSYPTLWKWVCGGLAAAWVGLLAVGVTADSPRRRNWSIAGVVVMGALLIGMLTGYMTLSDPGLRILWQLLKGTGVAMIMMLGCHLIFDKQGGNVLLHFGVALLMVGQFAYGDRQVEQKLQLAEGDVSNTLINTGKLELAFIDNSNPAETKVVGIPGSRLRAAHEWDSVISDPAVPFDVKVPAFYINSKLVDPNDLPADKPNLATTGQGLELAVEEARMQGGATGGINVASAYVELLSKDSGESLGTYLVTQFVNDGQSLFVTPAPDEFESVTVGDTTYEMGLRFQRIVKPYWVKLLDVRRNDYAGDTKAQSFSSVIRLVDPRNDENRKERIWMNNPLRYRGETFYQADHVPVPGGKERTGLQVVQNSGWLIPYLACSITGVGMLFHFLGSLNRYTSRHDRETHPKLFFPVAMSVAVAFVTLIVSMKLIPWSAVAMAMNPDRAKTTRDLYRAGEIPVQFGGRLMPLDAYARLTLKTLSSKESVPLTEAGQEMINRYAMEEVSPSAMEKYRDPGMREKRLPALQWLMEVSADSDEIYDLPMIRIDAAEVLAEVGIERRRKSKLYSLSELMPASARVREMATKANEKDSAQLSFKERKIIELASRLHLYDVVSISMQMPTPRQIPDELLRQMFASELAGREITDEFRQLASFEDLRRRMELIAEIPSPGLIPQQGQAELPRPERERWLPLSNAYFESIKDRLRDPEAVDPTAGFMTMVKAYQDNDPLAFNQAIDQHDELIRPRMAEDETGWKLTLERWMEATWPSGTAMILYLIVLVLALAHLLSGVGALRASAWAMLIGILVVHTFAIVARIVITERPPVINLYSSAVFIGWAAVLYGVVIEYLGRRGIGNLLAAAAGSMTLMIALRGLSGDDTMPVLEAVLDTQFWLGTHVITVTLGYSATFASGLLGIIYLVQSWAGAEQQTRKEVYRMMYGVTCFGILFSFIGTVLGGLWADDSWGRFWGWDPKENGALLIVIWNALMLHARWDKMVGPRGFAMLAIGGNIVTAWSWFGTNQLGFGLHSYGFTSGTMMWLGLFVASQIALIVLGAVLPTSKPPQTEGPGWENKRI, encoded by the coding sequence ATGGCCAATACCGGCGCAGCCAGTCAACTTTACGACACGATGGATAGACACCACACCGAGGTGGAGCCCGAGCAGGGGCCGCTGCGGTTTCTGTTGGCGGTGTTGCGACCGTTGGGGTCGTTGAAATGGACGATCATCTTGTTCGCGGTCTCGCTGGTGTTGGTGATGGCCGGCACGCTGAGCCAAGAATCGCTGAACATGGAGCAGGTTAAGCAGCGGTACTTCACATCGTGGATCGCCAAGCTGTACATCGACGACTTCATTCCTCAGGTGTTTTACAAGCACGAGCCGTTTTATTTTTGGCTTCCGTTCCCCGGCGGGGCGTTGGTCGGCACGCTGTTGTTGGTCAATCTATTGGCGGCCAAGATCACACGTTTTCACGCCCGCGCCCGTGGTGGGCGCTTGGCGGCCGGTCTGGCGGCCTTGGCGATCGGTTTCGCGTTGATGTTGGCGGTGATCATCACGGGCGGCAGCAGCGAAGGGGTGCAGGGCGAACCGCCGATGTCGTACCCCACGTTATGGAAGTGGGTGTGTGGAGGCTTGGCGGCCGCTTGGGTCGGCCTGCTTGCGGTGGGCGTTACCGCGGATAGCCCTCGCCGTCGTAATTGGTCGATCGCCGGCGTGGTGGTCATGGGCGCACTGTTGATCGGCATGCTGACGGGCTATATGACGCTCAGCGACCCCGGACTGCGAATCCTCTGGCAGCTGCTCAAGGGCACCGGCGTGGCGATGATCATGATGCTGGGCTGTCATCTGATTTTTGACAAACAAGGCGGCAACGTGTTGCTGCACTTTGGCGTGGCTCTATTGATGGTCGGTCAGTTTGCTTATGGCGACCGGCAGGTCGAACAAAAGTTGCAGCTGGCCGAAGGCGATGTGTCCAATACGCTGATCAATACGGGCAAGCTGGAATTGGCGTTTATCGATAACAGCAATCCCGCCGAAACCAAGGTGGTCGGGATTCCCGGATCGCGGCTGCGTGCAGCTCACGAATGGGACAGCGTGATTTCCGATCCGGCCGTGCCATTCGACGTCAAGGTGCCGGCGTTTTATATCAATTCGAAACTGGTCGACCCCAACGATCTGCCGGCGGACAAACCGAATCTGGCGACCACGGGGCAGGGCTTGGAGCTGGCCGTTGAAGAAGCTCGCATGCAGGGTGGGGCGACCGGCGGCATCAATGTCGCCTCGGCTTATGTGGAACTGCTGTCCAAAGATTCCGGCGAATCGCTGGGCACGTATTTGGTTACCCAGTTCGTCAACGATGGGCAGTCATTATTTGTGACTCCCGCGCCTGATGAATTTGAAAGTGTTACCGTTGGCGATACGACTTACGAGATGGGGCTGCGGTTCCAACGTATCGTCAAACCCTACTGGGTCAAGCTGCTGGATGTGCGGCGAAACGACTACGCCGGCGATACCAAGGCCCAATCGTTTTCCTCGGTGATCCGTTTGGTCGATCCTCGCAACGACGAGAATCGCAAGGAACGGATTTGGATGAACAATCCGCTGCGTTATCGCGGCGAAACGTTTTATCAGGCCGATCACGTGCCCGTGCCCGGTGGCAAAGAACGCACTGGGTTGCAGGTCGTGCAAAACTCCGGTTGGTTGATTCCCTATCTGGCTTGTTCGATCACCGGCGTGGGCATGCTGTTCCACTTCTTGGGATCGCTCAATCGTTATACCTCGCGGCACGATCGTGAAACGCATCCCAAACTGTTCTTCCCCGTGGCGATGTCCGTGGCCGTGGCCTTTGTGACCTTGATCGTTTCGATGAAGTTAATTCCCTGGTCGGCGGTTGCCATGGCCATGAATCCGGATCGCGCCAAGACGACTCGCGACCTGTACCGCGCCGGTGAAATTCCCGTGCAGTTCGGCGGCCGCTTGATGCCTCTGGACGCCTACGCTCGGCTGACCTTGAAAACGCTCAGCAGCAAAGAGTCGGTGCCGTTGACCGAAGCCGGTCAGGAGATGATCAATCGGTATGCGATGGAGGAGGTTTCTCCGTCAGCGATGGAGAAGTACCGCGACCCGGGGATGCGGGAAAAACGTCTGCCTGCGCTGCAGTGGTTGATGGAAGTCTCGGCGGATTCGGACGAGATCTACGACTTGCCGATGATCCGTATCGACGCCGCCGAAGTGTTGGCGGAAGTAGGCATCGAACGCCGCCGCAAATCGAAGCTGTATTCGCTGAGCGAGTTAATGCCGGCCAGCGCTCGGGTCCGTGAAATGGCCACCAAGGCCAACGAAAAGGACTCCGCGCAGCTGTCCTTCAAAGAACGCAAGATCATCGAATTGGCTTCGCGCTTGCATCTCTATGACGTGGTGTCGATTTCCATGCAGATGCCCACGCCGCGGCAGATTCCCGATGAGCTTTTACGGCAGATGTTTGCCAGTGAGCTGGCGGGGCGAGAGATCACCGACGAATTCCGGCAATTGGCCTCGTTCGAAGACTTGCGCCGGAGAATGGAATTGATCGCCGAGATTCCATCGCCTGGTTTGATTCCTCAGCAGGGGCAGGCCGAGCTGCCGCGGCCGGAACGCGAACGCTGGTTGCCACTTTCCAACGCGTATTTCGAATCGATTAAAGATCGGTTGAGAGATCCCGAAGCGGTGGATCCGACGGCTGGCTTTATGACCATGGTCAAAGCCTATCAGGACAATGACCCCTTGGCCTTCAATCAAGCCATCGACCAGCACGACGAATTGATTCGTCCCCGCATGGCCGAAGACGAGACGGGTTGGAAGCTGACGCTGGAACGCTGGATGGAAGCCACTTGGCCCTCGGGCACGGCGATGATCCTATATTTGATCGTGCTGGTTTTGGCACTCGCGCATCTGCTCTCGGGGGTCGGAGCGCTGCGAGCATCGGCATGGGCAATGTTGATCGGAATTTTGGTCGTGCACACCTTTGCGATCGTGGCCCGGATCGTGATCACCGAACGACCTCCGGTGATCAATCTGTATTCCTCGGCCGTGTTTATCGGCTGGGCCGCGGTGTTGTATGGCGTGGTCATCGAGTACTTAGGACGCAGGGGCATCGGCAACTTGCTGGCCGCCGCCGCCGGTTCGATGACGCTGATGATCGCGCTACGCGGTTTGAGCGGTGACGATACGATGCCGGTCCTGGAAGCCGTGTTGGACACCCAGTTCTGGCTGGGCACCCACGTGATCACCGTCACGCTGGGCTATTCGGCGACCTTTGCATCCGGCCTGCTGGGGATCATTTATCTGGTCCAATCCTGGGCCGGCGCCGAACAGCAGACCCGCAAAGAGGTCTATCGGATGATGTACGGGGTGACTTGCTTTGGCATCCTGTTCAGCTTCATCGGCACCGTCCTCGGCGGGCTCTGGGCGGATGACAGTTGGGGCCGCTTCTGGGGCTGGGACCCGAAAGAAAATGGCGCGTTGTTGATCGTGATCTGGAACGCCCTGATGCTGCACGCGCGCTGGGACAAAATGGTCGGACCGCGCGGGTTTGCGATGCTGGCCATCGGCGGCAATATCGTCACGGCGTGGAGCTGGTTTGGAACGAACCAGTTGGGCTTCGGCCTGCACAGCTACGGCTTTACCAGCGGCACGATGATGTGGCTGGGACTGTTCGTCGCCAGCCAGATCGCGCTGATCGTGCTGGGAGCCGTATTGCCAACGTCCAAGCCGCCGCAGACCGAAGGCCCTGGCTGGGAAAACAAACGGATTTAA